One stretch of Aquimarina sp. Aq107 DNA includes these proteins:
- a CDS encoding 3-phosphoshikimate 1-carboxyvinyltransferase: protein MNLKLNHISNIKDNVLQITGSKSETNRLLILQSLYPEIKIENISNSDDSQLMQVALASTDEVVDIHHAGTAMRFLTAYFAVKNGRETILTGSKRMQERPIKILVDALRQLGCEITYEKEEGYPPIKIIGKNPESNKVSLAANVSSQYISALMLIASSLPEGLEIVLEGKVTSIPYIKMTLSLLKDVGIQGTFENNVINIHPLKIATPKLVVVESDWSSASYFYSIVALSDNRSVTLGSYKQNSYQGDSALAQIYKKLGVETTFHNNQITLTKSSAANESDELQLDLSNSPDIAQTIAVTCFGLGKSCYLTGLHTLKIKETDRLEALKIEIEKLGGDVTITDDSLRLAASKSIKSEISIDTYHDHRMAMAFAPLALRETLLINDADVVSKSYPDFWNDLKKLDFKVL, encoded by the coding sequence ATGAATTTGAAATTAAATCACATTTCGAATATTAAGGATAATGTTCTACAAATTACTGGGTCTAAAAGTGAGACAAATAGATTATTAATCTTACAATCATTGTATCCTGAAATTAAAATAGAGAATATATCAAATAGCGATGATTCACAATTAATGCAGGTGGCATTAGCAAGTACTGATGAGGTAGTTGATATTCATCATGCGGGCACAGCAATGAGGTTTCTTACAGCTTATTTTGCAGTAAAAAATGGTAGAGAAACTATTTTAACTGGGAGTAAAAGGATGCAAGAGCGACCAATAAAAATTCTTGTAGACGCACTTAGACAATTAGGATGTGAAATAACTTATGAGAAAGAAGAAGGATACCCACCGATAAAGATTATTGGTAAAAATCCAGAATCAAATAAAGTTTCTTTAGCGGCGAATGTAAGTAGCCAGTATATTTCTGCTTTAATGTTGATTGCATCTTCATTGCCAGAAGGTTTGGAGATCGTTTTAGAGGGAAAAGTAACCTCGATTCCTTACATAAAAATGACTTTAAGTTTGCTTAAGGATGTTGGGATTCAAGGAACTTTCGAAAATAATGTTATTAATATACATCCTTTAAAAATAGCTACACCAAAATTGGTTGTTGTAGAATCAGATTGGAGTTCTGCTTCTTATTTTTATAGTATTGTAGCTTTGTCGGACAATAGGAGTGTTACTTTGGGTAGTTATAAGCAAAATAGTTACCAAGGGGATTCTGCGTTAGCGCAGATATACAAAAAATTAGGAGTAGAAACTACTTTTCATAACAATCAAATAACACTAACCAAAAGTTCTGCGGCTAACGAGTCAGATGAGTTACAATTAGATTTATCTAATTCTCCAGATATTGCACAGACTATTGCTGTTACTTGTTTTGGGCTAGGTAAATCGTGTTATCTTACTGGTTTGCATACATTAAAAATTAAAGAAACAGATAGATTAGAAGCGCTAAAGATAGAAATAGAAAAATTAGGAGGTGATGTTACAATTACTGATGATTCCTTAAGGTTGGCAGCTTCCAAATCAATTAAGTCAGAAATATCTATAGATACGTATCACGATCATCGTATGGCGATGGCTTTTGCTCCTTTAGCACTAAGAGAAACATTGCTTATTAATGATGCAGATGTGGTATCAAAATCGTACCCTGATTTTTGGAATGATTTGAAAAAATTAGATTTTAAAGTACTGTAA
- a CDS encoding DUF3857 domain-containing protein, translating to MLKKLQLILVAFFLCTFSGINGQEDFSLQAILLDSILTDNANAIVRSEDVVIEINSINSVVVKTKRIVTVLNKYGDRLADSYEPYDPETKIKRARATVFNALGQEIKKFKRKDFSDRSMYDGFSLIGDNRFIYFEHTPVEYPYTLVYESEVETKNSAFIEPWFPITDYGLSIENTSYTVINPKKIPLRTKEKAFEGYSVEIKKANQEVSYSLSGVPALKKEYQSPSFSELVPTGKITLGSFSLVNVEGAADDWKTMGKWQYQNLVSGRDELPEEVIKKISDLVSDATSKKEKAKLIYEYVQNKTRYISVQLGIGGWMPMKAEDVDRLGYGDCKALTNYTKALLESQDIKAYYTVVYGDSKKRDIDNDFASMQGNHVILNIPDVDNEEDIWLECTSQTAPFNFIGDFTDDRDVLVITPDGGEIKRTKKYKLEENTLDTKATIYLQEDASMVGEVTSTSKGLQYDWRYLTKLKSVKDQKLYYKEYWDYINNLNVMSLELSDNKDDVIYNETVKVNATNYATKAGSRLLIIPNVFNRVNSKKPKYKDRKTALVISRGYVDTDEYIIKVPVGYIVNKLPQEKVFETIFGTYSCSIEQVNQSTLKYTRKLKINDGRYPKEKYEEYRQFMSKIQKADKTKIVLKQQ from the coding sequence ATGCTTAAAAAATTACAACTAATTTTAGTTGCCTTTTTCCTGTGTACTTTTTCAGGTATTAATGGCCAAGAAGATTTTAGTTTACAGGCCATACTTTTAGACTCAATACTTACGGATAATGCAAATGCTATAGTAAGATCAGAAGATGTGGTAATAGAGATTAATTCGATAAATTCCGTTGTAGTTAAAACAAAGCGGATTGTAACTGTGTTAAATAAATATGGAGATCGTCTAGCTGATTCTTATGAGCCTTATGACCCCGAAACAAAAATAAAAAGAGCACGCGCCACAGTCTTTAATGCTTTAGGTCAAGAAATCAAGAAATTTAAGAGAAAAGATTTTAGTGATAGAAGCATGTACGATGGATTCTCTTTAATAGGGGATAATCGATTTATTTATTTTGAACATACTCCAGTGGAGTATCCCTATACATTGGTTTATGAAAGTGAGGTAGAAACTAAAAATTCTGCATTTATAGAGCCTTGGTTTCCTATTACGGATTATGGTTTAAGTATCGAGAATACATCTTATACTGTTATTAACCCTAAAAAAATACCTTTAAGAACAAAAGAAAAGGCTTTTGAAGGATATTCCGTAGAAATTAAAAAAGCGAATCAAGAAGTATCTTATAGTTTATCTGGGGTTCCAGCCCTTAAAAAAGAATATCAAAGTCCTTCTTTTTCAGAACTTGTGCCTACAGGTAAAATAACTTTAGGAAGTTTTTCTTTAGTTAATGTTGAAGGTGCAGCAGATGATTGGAAAACTATGGGTAAATGGCAATATCAAAATTTAGTCTCTGGAAGAGATGAATTGCCAGAAGAGGTCATCAAAAAAATATCTGATTTAGTTTCGGACGCTACTTCTAAAAAAGAAAAGGCAAAATTGATTTATGAGTATGTACAAAACAAGACTAGATACATAAGTGTGCAATTGGGAATTGGAGGATGGATGCCCATGAAAGCAGAAGATGTAGATAGATTGGGGTATGGAGATTGTAAAGCTTTAACAAATTATACAAAAGCGCTTTTAGAATCTCAAGATATTAAAGCATATTATACGGTCGTATATGGAGATTCTAAAAAAAGAGATATAGATAATGATTTTGCTTCAATGCAAGGTAATCATGTAATTTTAAATATACCTGATGTAGATAACGAAGAAGATATTTGGTTAGAATGTACAAGTCAAACTGCTCCATTTAATTTTATTGGAGATTTTACTGATGATCGAGATGTTCTCGTTATTACACCAGATGGGGGGGAAATTAAAAGAACTAAAAAATATAAACTAGAAGAAAACACCTTAGATACTAAAGCAACAATTTACTTGCAAGAAGATGCTTCCATGGTAGGTGAAGTTACTTCAACATCTAAAGGGTTACAGTATGACTGGAGGTATTTAACAAAATTAAAGTCTGTTAAAGATCAAAAACTATATTATAAAGAGTATTGGGATTACATCAATAATCTAAATGTTATGTCTTTGGAACTTAGTGACAATAAGGATGATGTTATCTATAATGAGACAGTGAAGGTAAATGCTACAAATTATGCTACCAAAGCTGGCAGTAGGCTTTTAATTATACCTAATGTTTTTAATAGAGTTAACAGTAAGAAGCCTAAATATAAAGACAGAAAAACAGCTCTGGTAATCTCTAGAGGATATGTTGATACAGACGAATATATAATAAAGGTGCCAGTAGGTTATATAGTTAATAAACTTCCTCAGGAAAAAGTATTTGAAACAATTTTTGGAACATATTCTTGTAGTATAGAGCAAGTGAATCAATCTACTCTTAAGTATACTAGAAAATTAAAAATCAACGACGGTAGATACCCTAAAGAAAAATATGAAGAATATAGACAGTTTATGTCTAAAATCCAGAAAGCTGATAAAACAAAAATAGTACTAAAACAACAATAA
- a CDS encoding DUF3857 domain-containing protein, whose protein sequence is MGKLYKAIIIVLLMVSVNTIAQEYKFGKVSKAELIEKSYPLDSSANAAVLYENKKVYYNFNQQNGFQLITEVFKRIKLYNKNGSDHATEEIFLYKYGGNKEKVSGLKGVTYSYVGDKIIETKLKKDGIFKNEYTENRDQIKFTMPSLQDGSVIEFKYKITSPFVYSIDRIYLQNIIPINKLEVQIKMPEYFNFKKLTSGYLPINLKESSAQDVINLTSKSRSSGVSTQGRNTKYSNSKVDYRININTINSSSIPAFKYEPYSGNIQNYISSINYELSYVKYPNEPADYRSTTWEDVAKTIYENPSFGDELKRNNYYKDDIDKLVSDVGSELDKTVKIYDYLKKKMSWNKRRGVFTNVGTKKAYKENTGSVAEINLMLTSMLVNAGVDANPVICSTSDKVIPLFPTIDGFNYVISRVKLADGSLIYLDATDKYGVPNVLPDRIIKGMGRVIAKNGTSQMVNFRPVKPSVKSYRMQCEIDQEGIAKGKLSVDYKDYVAHSYRVENSSKDDESKAERFEKKYGITELEEYAVKGVNQYGKGVNEKFNFVIEDQIEAIDDEIFFSPLLFLRDKENVFKSDDRKYPIDFGYGFSNKYMVNIKIPEGYEVVEYPKTSAFKLPDNMGKFVFRSNVSNGVIQVLVDETVTSPVIPANYYPTIKEFYNQVIKKENEQVVLKRI, encoded by the coding sequence ATGGGAAAATTATATAAAGCAATTATAATTGTATTGCTGATGGTATCAGTAAATACGATTGCACAAGAATATAAGTTTGGTAAGGTATCAAAAGCAGAGTTAATCGAAAAATCATATCCACTAGATAGTTCAGCAAATGCTGCAGTGTTATATGAAAATAAGAAGGTTTATTATAACTTTAATCAGCAAAATGGTTTTCAATTAATAACAGAAGTGTTTAAGCGTATTAAGCTTTATAATAAAAACGGTTCCGATCATGCAACGGAAGAGATTTTTTTGTATAAATATGGAGGGAATAAAGAGAAAGTGAGTGGTCTTAAAGGGGTTACTTATTCTTATGTAGGAGATAAAATCATAGAAACTAAATTAAAGAAAGACGGTATATTTAAAAATGAATACACAGAGAATAGAGATCAGATAAAATTTACAATGCCATCACTACAAGACGGGTCTGTAATAGAGTTTAAATATAAAATCACTTCTCCTTTCGTTTACAGTATTGATAGAATTTACTTGCAAAACATAATACCAATAAATAAGCTCGAAGTTCAAATTAAGATGCCGGAGTATTTTAATTTTAAGAAACTTACTAGTGGGTATTTACCAATAAATCTTAAGGAGTCAAGTGCTCAAGATGTTATTAATCTGACATCAAAGTCTAGATCAAGTGGGGTAAGTACGCAAGGCAGAAATACTAAGTACTCCAATAGTAAAGTGGATTATCGTATTAATATTAATACAATTAATTCATCTAGTATTCCTGCGTTTAAATATGAACCATATTCTGGAAATATACAGAACTATATATCCTCAATTAATTATGAGCTGTCTTATGTTAAATATCCTAATGAACCAGCAGATTACCGTTCAACCACTTGGGAAGATGTAGCAAAAACTATCTATGAAAACCCAAGTTTTGGAGATGAGCTTAAAAGAAATAATTATTATAAAGATGATATAGATAAATTAGTAAGTGATGTTGGCAGTGAATTAGATAAAACTGTAAAGATTTATGATTATTTGAAGAAAAAGATGTCTTGGAATAAAAGAAGAGGAGTTTTTACTAATGTTGGAACTAAAAAAGCGTATAAAGAAAATACCGGCAGTGTAGCCGAAATAAATTTAATGCTTACTTCTATGCTTGTTAATGCAGGTGTTGATGCCAATCCAGTGATTTGTAGTACAAGTGATAAAGTAATTCCATTGTTCCCAACAATTGATGGTTTTAATTATGTTATAAGTAGAGTGAAATTAGCAGATGGTAGTCTAATATATTTGGATGCTACCGATAAATATGGAGTTCCTAATGTTTTGCCAGATAGAATTATAAAAGGAATGGGGAGAGTGATTGCTAAAAATGGTACTTCCCAAATGGTTAATTTTCGACCAGTAAAACCTTCTGTGAAATCCTATAGAATGCAATGCGAAATAGATCAAGAAGGTATTGCAAAAGGCAAATTAAGCGTTGATTATAAGGATTATGTGGCTCATAGCTATAGAGTTGAAAACTCATCCAAAGACGATGAAAGCAAAGCGGAGCGTTTTGAAAAAAAATATGGAATTACTGAGTTAGAAGAATACGCCGTAAAAGGAGTTAACCAATATGGGAAAGGTGTAAATGAAAAATTTAATTTTGTAATAGAAGATCAAATTGAAGCTATTGATGATGAGATATTCTTTTCACCTTTATTATTTTTGAGGGATAAAGAAAATGTTTTTAAATCTGATGATAGAAAATATCCTATAGATTTTGGGTATGGTTTTTCAAATAAATATATGGTAAATATTAAAATACCTGAAGGATATGAGGTTGTAGAGTATCCAAAAACGTCAGCGTTTAAATTACCAGATAATATGGGTAAATTTGTCTTTAGATCGAATGTTTCTAATGGGGTTATTCAGGTTTTAGTGGATGAAACAGTTACATCTCCAGTAATCCCAGCGAACTATTATCCAACTATTAAGGAATTTTATAATCAGGTGATAAAAAAAGAAAACGAACAAGTAGTTCTTAAAAGAATATAA
- a CDS encoding nucleotide pyrophosphohydrolase, producing the protein MDIQNAQKAVDDWIKNHGVRYFNELTNMAQLTEEVGEVARIIARRYGEQSEKESDKNKDLGEELADVMFVVLCLANQTGIDLQEAFDKKLDIKTKRDHDRHHNNDKLK; encoded by the coding sequence ATGGATATTCAAAATGCGCAAAAAGCGGTAGATGATTGGATTAAGAATCATGGAGTAAGATATTTTAATGAGCTTACTAATATGGCACAACTTACCGAAGAAGTAGGAGAAGTGGCAAGGATAATAGCGCGCAGATATGGTGAGCAAAGTGAAAAAGAAAGTGATAAAAATAAAGATTTAGGAGAAGAACTAGCAGATGTTATGTTTGTAGTATTATGCTTAGCAAACCAAACGGGTATCGATCTTCAAGAAGCTTTCGATAAAAAACTGGATATTAAAACAAAAAGAGATCATGATCGTCACCACAATAATGATAAATTAAAATAA
- a CDS encoding prephenate dehydrogenase produces the protein MKVFIIGIGLIGGSFAIDIKAAFNEAKIYGIDKNEEHLDKAISLGLIDEKANFSALENADVVITSIPVDVTVKLLPEILDTIHDDCLVFDVGSTKKKLCNSVSDHPKRRNYLAAHPIAGTEFSGPQAAIANLYRGKTNIICEVEKTAFKLQERGMEIFTRLGMRIRYMDPASHDKHIAYVSHLSHISSFMLGKTVIEKEKNERDIFDMAGSGFASTVRLAKSSPEMWAPIFKHNKENVVETLTEYIANLTQFKELMEEDNFVEIYKEMEDTNHIRTILKGIS, from the coding sequence ATGAAAGTATTCATAATAGGTATTGGGTTAATAGGAGGGTCGTTTGCAATTGATATCAAAGCGGCATTCAATGAAGCGAAAATTTACGGTATAGATAAGAATGAAGAGCATCTGGATAAAGCAATTTCTCTAGGGTTAATTGATGAGAAAGCAAATTTTTCAGCATTAGAAAACGCAGATGTTGTGATAACTTCGATTCCGGTAGATGTAACCGTGAAACTATTACCAGAAATTCTAGATACTATACACGATGACTGTTTGGTGTTTGATGTAGGTTCTACTAAGAAGAAATTATGTAATTCAGTAAGTGATCACCCAAAACGAAGAAATTATTTGGCGGCACATCCGATCGCCGGAACAGAGTTTTCAGGACCGCAGGCAGCAATTGCTAATTTGTATAGAGGTAAAACTAACATTATTTGTGAAGTAGAAAAGACGGCTTTTAAATTACAGGAGCGTGGAATGGAGATTTTTACAAGATTAGGAATGAGGATACGATATATGGACCCTGCTTCTCATGATAAACATATTGCATATGTATCTCATTTGTCACATATTAGTTCTTTTATGTTAGGAAAAACCGTAATTGAGAAAGAAAAGAATGAACGTGATATTTTTGATATGGCAGGTAGTGGGTTTGCATCTACGGTAAGATTAGCTAAAAGTTCTCCCGAAATGTGGGCACCCATTTTTAAACACAATAAAGAAAATGTAGTCGAAACTTTAACTGAGTATATAGCAAATCTCACACAGTTTAAAGAGTTGATGGAAGAAGATAATTTTGTAGAAATTTATAAAGAAATGGAAGACACTAATCATATAAGAACAATTTTGAAAGGAATTTCATAA
- the rsgA gene encoding ribosome small subunit-dependent GTPase A encodes MTGTVYKSTGSWYTVKTDNGTVYECRIKGKFRIKGIKSTNPVSVGDRVDFKVETNNDRETGVIENIRERRNYIIRKSVNLSKQTHIIAANIDVVFLLVTLNNPPTFTAFIDRFLVTAEAYDIKAILLFNKVDTYDEDELLEIKYLAALYRNIGYECIGISAKTGKNIDKVKTLMEGQVSMFSGHSGVGKSTLVNLIEPNLSLKTAEISDQHQQGQHTTTFAEMYDLSFDAKIIDTPGIKGFGIVDMDKEEVGDYFPEFFELKQQCKFNNCLHINEPKCAVKEALDNEEIAWSRYKSYLQILEGEEEHYRKNNYDEE; translated from the coding sequence ATGACAGGAACCGTTTATAAATCTACCGGAAGTTGGTATACCGTTAAAACTGATAACGGCACTGTATATGAGTGTCGTATAAAAGGTAAGTTTAGAATAAAAGGTATAAAAAGTACGAATCCGGTTTCTGTAGGCGATAGGGTGGATTTTAAGGTAGAAACTAATAATGATAGAGAAACCGGTGTTATAGAAAATATAAGAGAACGGCGAAATTATATTATTAGAAAATCAGTAAATCTTTCTAAACAAACTCACATCATTGCAGCAAACATTGATGTGGTTTTTTTATTAGTAACTCTTAATAATCCACCAACTTTTACAGCTTTTATAGATCGTTTTTTGGTTACTGCAGAGGCATATGATATTAAGGCAATTTTGTTGTTTAATAAAGTTGATACTTATGATGAAGATGAACTTCTAGAAATAAAGTATCTAGCTGCTTTATATAGAAATATAGGATATGAGTGTATAGGGATATCTGCAAAAACAGGGAAAAATATTGATAAAGTTAAGACGTTAATGGAAGGTCAAGTAAGTATGTTTTCTGGACACAGCGGTGTAGGAAAATCTACATTGGTTAATTTAATAGAACCTAATCTATCCCTTAAAACAGCTGAGATTAGTGATCAACATCAACAAGGACAACATACTACTACTTTTGCAGAAATGTATGACCTTAGTTTCGATGCTAAGATTATTGACACTCCGGGTATCAAAGGTTTTGGAATCGTCGATATGGATAAAGAAGAAGTTGGAGACTATTTCCCTGAATTTTTTGAACTAAAACAACAATGTAAATTTAATAATTGTTTACATATTAATGAACCAAAATGTGCTGTTAAAGAAGCACTGGATAACGAAGAGATCGCTTGGTCTCGATATAAAAGTTATTTGCAAATTCTCGAAGGGGAAGAAGAGCATTATCGAAAAAATAATTACGATGAAGAATAA
- a CDS encoding pyridoxal phosphate-dependent aminotransferase, whose translation MSIQTAKRLKTVEEYYFSKKLREVRALAASGKPILNMAIGSPDLDPPKEVVEAIQHAVVLDGAHKYQSYQGIPELREAISKFYENKYKVVLDPENEILPLMGSKEGIMHISLAYLNEGDEVLVPNPGYPTYTSVTNLVGAKPVYYDLVAENEWEPDLKDLAKKDLSKVKIMWVNYPHMPTGANGSIDLFKKLVNFATNHNILLVNDNPYSFVLNDNPISILSVPGAKNVALELNSLSKTFNMAGWRVGMANGSQEKIEAILKVKSNMDSGMFQGIQKGAIAALNISDDWYSKMNTIYKERRKLIWELASILGCNYDKTATGMFVWAKLPKGINAVEFIDTILYENSVFITPGDIFGSNGEGYIRFSLCVTKENIKEAIKRLQVEA comes from the coding sequence ATGAGTATTCAAACTGCAAAAAGATTAAAAACGGTTGAGGAATATTATTTCTCTAAAAAATTACGAGAAGTAAGGGCGCTAGCAGCTTCAGGTAAGCCAATTCTAAATATGGCTATAGGTAGTCCTGATCTGGATCCACCTAAAGAAGTTGTGGAAGCTATTCAACATGCTGTTGTTTTGGATGGAGCTCACAAGTATCAAAGTTATCAGGGGATCCCAGAATTAAGGGAAGCTATTTCAAAATTTTACGAAAATAAATATAAGGTAGTTCTAGATCCAGAAAATGAAATTTTACCCTTGATGGGATCTAAAGAGGGGATTATGCATATATCATTAGCATATCTTAATGAAGGAGATGAGGTTTTAGTACCCAATCCTGGATATCCTACATATACATCAGTAACTAATTTAGTTGGAGCCAAACCGGTATATTATGATTTGGTAGCAGAGAATGAGTGGGAACCAGATTTAAAGGATTTAGCTAAAAAGGATTTAAGTAAAGTAAAAATTATGTGGGTTAATTATCCACATATGCCTACTGGAGCCAACGGTAGTATTGATTTGTTTAAAAAGTTAGTAAATTTTGCAACAAATCATAATATTTTATTGGTTAATGATAACCCTTATAGTTTTGTTCTTAATGATAACCCAATAAGTATTTTGTCTGTTCCTGGTGCTAAAAATGTTGCACTTGAGTTAAATTCGTTGAGTAAGACATTTAATATGGCCGGATGGAGAGTAGGAATGGCTAATGGAAGTCAGGAAAAAATAGAAGCTATTCTAAAAGTAAAAAGTAATATGGATAGTGGTATGTTTCAAGGGATTCAGAAAGGAGCTATAGCCGCATTGAATATATCTGATGATTGGTATTCTAAGATGAATACTATTTATAAAGAGCGTAGAAAATTAATATGGGAATTAGCTTCAATTCTTGGTTGCAACTATGATAAAACAGCGACAGGAATGTTTGTTTGGGCAAAACTACCAAAAGGAATTAACGCTGTTGAGTTTATCGATACAATATTATATGAAAATAGTGTTTTTATAACTCCAGGTGATATTTTTGGAAGTAATGGAGAAGGTTATATTCGTTTTTCTTTATGTGTTACTAAAGAGAATATAAAAGAAGCAATAAAAAGATTACAAGTAGAAGCATGA
- a CDS encoding bifunctional 3-deoxy-7-phosphoheptulonate synthase/chorismate mutase type II has product MENKKELRNWLDEYNLDHPLVIGGPCSAETEEQVVKIAHQLKDSDATVLRAGIWKPRTRPGNFEGVGALGLKWLQRAKEETGMKIATEVANPHHVELALEHGVDVLWIGARSTVSPFIVQDIAEACRGIDNPVLIKNPINPDLSLWLGAVERFYTCDVKNLGVIHRGFSTYEKTKYRNIPEWQIPIDLQNRFPDLPLILDPSHIAGRRDLIFDLSQTALDLNFDGLIVETHYDPDNAWSDAAQQITPETLVQHMKDLRIRKEVGVDEAYQRTLNELRAKIDVADNQLLDVLSRRMKISDEIGKAKAKQNVAILQSKRWNEILGKMILEGEEKGLSEEFMLRIYKAIHQESINHQKKVAKS; this is encoded by the coding sequence ATGGAGAATAAAAAAGAACTTAGAAACTGGTTAGACGAATACAACTTGGATCACCCATTGGTGATTGGGGGACCTTGTAGTGCAGAAACAGAAGAACAAGTAGTTAAGATAGCGCATCAACTTAAAGATTCTGACGCTACAGTGTTGCGTGCTGGAATTTGGAAACCAAGAACTAGACCAGGTAATTTTGAAGGGGTTGGAGCTTTAGGATTGAAATGGTTACAGCGAGCTAAAGAAGAAACAGGAATGAAGATAGCTACTGAGGTAGCAAATCCTCATCATGTAGAATTAGCGCTTGAACACGGAGTAGATGTATTATGGATAGGTGCTAGAAGTACAGTTTCTCCTTTTATAGTACAAGATATTGCAGAAGCTTGTAGAGGGATTGATAATCCCGTATTGATCAAAAATCCAATTAATCCAGATCTATCACTTTGGTTAGGAGCTGTAGAGCGTTTTTACACGTGCGATGTTAAAAACTTGGGGGTAATACATAGAGGATTTTCGACATATGAAAAAACGAAGTATCGTAATATTCCAGAATGGCAAATACCAATTGACTTGCAAAATCGTTTTCCGGATTTACCACTTATTTTAGATCCATCTCATATTGCTGGAAGAAGAGACTTGATTTTTGACCTTTCGCAGACAGCTTTAGATCTAAATTTTGATGGATTAATAGTCGAAACGCATTATGATCCGGATAATGCTTGGAGTGATGCCGCGCAACAGATTACACCAGAAACTTTAGTTCAACATATGAAAGATTTAAGAATTCGTAAAGAAGTAGGAGTCGATGAAGCATACCAAAGAACTTTAAATGAATTACGTGCAAAAATCGATGTAGCTGATAATCAATTATTAGATGTTTTATCCAGAAGAATGAAAATTTCTGATGAGATTGGTAAAGCTAAAGCAAAACAGAATGTCGCGATATTGCAGTCTAAGCGTTGGAATGAAATTTTAGGTAAAATGATTCTGGAAGGAGAAGAAAAAGGATTGAGTGAAGAGTTTATGTTAAGAATCTATAAGGCAATCCATCAAGAGTCTATAAATCACCAAAAAAAAGTAGCTAAATCTTAA
- the dtd gene encoding D-aminoacyl-tRNA deacylase, with protein sequence MRAVIQRVSEASVKVKGDKISKIGLGLLILLGVEDEDSKDDVLWLSGKISRLRIFSDENDMMNNSILDVDGDAIVVSQFTLHASTKKGNRPSFIKAAKPEKAIPLYEEFIKELEKNLKKKVGTGVFGADMKVSLLNDGPVTIIIDTKNKE encoded by the coding sequence ATGAGAGCTGTAATTCAAAGAGTTTCTGAAGCATCAGTTAAAGTAAAAGGAGACAAGATTTCGAAGATTGGTTTGGGTCTTCTCATCTTGTTAGGAGTTGAAGATGAAGATTCTAAAGATGATGTATTATGGTTATCAGGAAAAATAAGTCGGCTAAGAATATTTAGTGATGAGAATGATATGATGAATAATAGTATTCTTGATGTTGATGGAGACGCAATAGTAGTTAGTCAATTTACATTACATGCGAGCACTAAAAAAGGAAATAGGCCGAGTTTTATTAAAGCTGCAAAGCCAGAAAAAGCAATTCCTTTATATGAAGAATTTATAAAAGAGCTAGAAAAAAACTTAAAAAAGAAAGTAGGAACTGGAGTTTTTGGAGCAGACATGAAGGTTTCATTACTTAACGACGGACCAGTAACCATAATTATTGATACTAAGAACAAAGAATAA